A region from the Panicum hallii strain FIL2 chromosome 1, PHallii_v3.1, whole genome shotgun sequence genome encodes:
- the LOC112880264 gene encoding eukaryotic translation initiation factor 3 subunit J-A-like, with protein MEDWDAEDFQPAAPVIKAEPLKNQWADEDVEEDDVKDSWEEEEEEKPKPPPVEKPTAKPSSKFRAIKVKQQASTSAEEPDEPPLSPTSEKIRQQRLVEEADFKSTTELFAKKGGDQKSLDTFIPKSESDFAEYAELIANKLRPYEKSFHYMGLLKNVMRLSMTSLKGADAKDISSSVTAIANEKIKAEKEAAAGKKKQGAKKKQLHIEKGDDDFIPGRGGGYDDPDEYDFM; from the exons ATGGAGGACTGGG ATGCTGAAGATTTTCAGCCAGCCGCACCTGTCATTAAAGCAGAGCCACTTAAAAATCAGTGGGCTGATGAAGATGTTGAGGAAGATGACGTAAAAGATTCatgggaagaagaggaagaggag AAACCTAAGCCACCGCCTGTAGAAAAGCCCACGGCGAAACCTAGCAGTAAGTTTCGTGCGATAAAGGTAAAACAGCAGGCATCTACTAGTGCTGAAGAACCAGATGAGCCTCCTCTTAGTCCCACTTCAGAGAAAATTCGCCAGCAAAG GCTTGTGGAAGAAGCCGATTTCAAGTCAACCACAGAACTTTTTGCAAAGAAGGGTGGCGACCAAAAGTCACTAGATACATTTATCCCAAAGTCTGAGAGTGACTTCGCGGAATATGCAGAGCTTATTGCAAATAAACTACGACCGTACGAG AAAAGCTTTCACTACATGGGTCTACTTAAGAATGTCATGAGACTTTCCATGACATCGTTGAAAGGTGCTGATGCAAAAGATATATCTTCATCGGTGACAGCAATTGCTAATGAGAAGATCAAGGCTGAGAAAGAAGCTGCAGCAGGCAAAAAGAAACAAG GAGCCAAAAAGAAGCAACTCCACATCGAGAAAGGAGACGATGACTTCATCCCCGGCCGGGGTGGCGGCTATGATGATCCGGATGAGTACGACTTCATGTGA
- the LOC112880180 gene encoding protein ACCUMULATION AND REPLICATION OF CHLOROPLASTS 6, chloroplastic encodes MEGVHSLLARPNSAPFAFSLQPATHRRPKPPPPAPVACRAASRWADRLFADFHLLPTAAADPPAAASPSSSPSVPFFPDTADRALPLPVDFYKILGAEPHFLGDGIRRAFEARIAKPPQYGYSTEALLGRRQMLQLAHDTLTNQSSRTEYDRALSEDRDATLTMDVAWDKVPGVLCVLQEAGEAQLVLATGEQLLQGRPPKRFKQDVVLAMALAYVDLSRDAMAASPPDVIRCCEVLERALKLLQEDGASNLAPDLLSQIDETLEEITPRCVLELLALPIDEKHKNKRQEGLQGARNILWSVGRGGIATVGGGFSREAFMNEAFLRMTSAEQMDFFSKTPNSIPPEWFEIYSVALAHIAQAIASKRPQFIMMADDLFEQLQKFNIGSQYPYENEMDLALERALCSLLVGDISNCRMWLGIDNESWPYRDPKIIEFVVNNSSIDEENDLLPGLCKLLESWLVSEVFPRSRDTRGMQFRLGDYYDDPKVLSYLERMEGGGASHLAAAAAIAKLSAQATAVLGTVKSSALQAFSKVFPLIEQLDRSDKGNPSDDLEKSPEKLAPQNVTGDDINDSRNAALKIISAGALFALFAVIGLKCLPRKKSLPSIRNEHGSVAVADSIGGPAADEEPLEIPRMDAKLAEDIVRKWQSIKSKALGPEHSAAVLQEVLDGNMLKVWTDRATEIDRHGWFWEYTLSDVTIDSVTVSVDGRRATVEATIEEVGQLTDVADPKNNDSYDTKYTTRYEMAYSKSGGWRITEGAVLKS; translated from the exons atgGAGGGCGTCCACAGCCTCCTCGCCCGGCCCAACTCCGCGCCGTTCGCCTTCTCCCTCCAGCCGGCCACGCACCGGCGccccaagccgccgccgccggcccccgtcgcctgccgcgccgccagccgctGGGCCGACCGCCTCTTCGCCGACTTccacctcctccccaccgccgccgccgacccgccggccgcggcctcccCCTCCTCGTCCCCGTCCGTCCCGTTCTTCCCCGACACCGCCGACCGCGCCTTGCCCCTCCCTGTCGACTTCTACAAG ATTCTCGGAGCGGAGCCACATTTTCTTGGTGATGGCATTCGGAGGGCCTTTGAGGCGCGGATAGCCAAGCCACCACAGTATGGCTACAGCACAGAAGCTCTTCTTGGGCGTCGGCAAATGCTGCAGCTTGCCCATGATACTCTGACAAACCAGAGCTCCCGTACTGAGTACGATCGTGCACTTTCTGAGGACCGTGATGCAACACTCACCATGGATGTTGCCTGGGATAAG GTTCCAGGGGTGCTGTGTGTACTTCAGGAGGCTGGGGAGGCACAGCTAGTTCTTGCAACAGGAGAGCAGTTGCTTCAGGGCCGTCCACCAAAGCGGTTCAAGCAGGATGTGGTGCTAGCAATGGCACTGGCTTATGTGGACCTATCAAGGGACGCGATGGCTGCAAGCCCTCCAGATGTAATCCGCTGCTGTGAGGTGCTCGAGAGGGCGCTCAAGCTTCTGCAG GAGGATGGTGCAAGCAATCTTGCACCCGATCTGCTATCACAGATTGATGAAACTTTGGAGGAAATTACACCTCGTTGTGTATTGGAGCTACTTGCTCTTCCTATTGATGAGAAACATAAAAATAAACGCCAAGAAGGTCTGcaaggtgcaagaaacataTTGTGGAGTGTTGGCAGAGGCGGTATTGCTACTGTTGGAGGAGGATTTTCTCGTGAGGCCTTCATGAATGAGGCCTTTTTGCGGATGACATCAGCTGAGCAG ATGGATTTCTTCTCTAAAACACCTAATAGCATACCACCAGAATGGTTTGAAATCTATAGCGTGGCACTTGCACATATTGCTCAAGCAATTGCAAGTAAAAGGCCACAATTCATCATGATGGCAGATGATCTTTTTGAACAACTTCAGAAGTTCAATATAGGTTCTCAATATCCTTATGAAAATGAGATGGACCTTGCGTTGGAACGGGCACTCTGCTCGTTACTAGTGGGAGATATTAGCAATTGCAGAATGTGGCTTGGAATTGATAATGAATCCTGGCCATATAGAGACCCCAAAATTATTGAGTTTGTGGTGAATAACTCTAGCATTGATGAAGAGAATGATCTTCTTCCAGGGCTATGCAAGCTTTTGGAGAGTTGGCTTGTCTCTGAGGTTTTCCCAAGGAGCAGAGATACTCGTGGGATGCAATTCAGACTTGGAGACTATTATGATGACCCAAAAGTTTTAAGCTACCTAGAAAGGATGGAAGGTGGTGGGGCTTCTCATTTGGCTGCAGCTGCTGCTATAGCAAAACTTAGTGCTCAAGCTACAGCTGTGCTTGGTACGGTAAAATCAAGTGCTCTTCAAGCATTCAGCAAGGTTTTCCCATTGATAGAACAGCTAGACAGATCAGACAAAGGAAATCCTAGCGATGATCTTGAGAAATCTCCTGAAAAGCTTGCCCCACAAAATGTTACTGGAGATGACATCAATGATTCCAGAAATGCTGCTTTGAAGATTATCtctgctggtgcattgtttgcACTATTTGCAGTAATAGGCCTGAAGTGCTTGCCTCGTAAGAAGTCACTTCCTTCTATTAGGAATGAGCATGGGTCTGTAGCAGTTGCTGACTCCATTGGTG GTCCAGCAGCAGATGAAGAACCACTAGAAATACCTAGAATGGACGCAAAGTTGGCTGAAGATATTGTTCGCAAGTGGCAGAGTATCAAGTCAAAGGCTTTGGGTCCAGAACACTCTGCTGCAGTATTGCAAGAG GTTCTTGACGGCAATATGCTGAAGGTATGGACTGACCGAGCTACAGAGATTGACCGCCATGGCTGGTTCTGGGAGTACACACTGTCCGACGTGACAATTGACAGTGTCACTGTCTCAGTGGACGGCCGGCGTGCAACAGTGGAGGCGACAATCGAGGAGGTTGGCCAGCTTACCGACGTAGCAGACCCTAAGAACAATGATTCATACGACACAAAGTACACTACGCGCTATGAGATGGCCTACTCGAAATCAGGAGGGTGGAGGATAACCGAAGGAGCAGTCCTCAAGTCATAG